In a genomic window of Zonotrichia albicollis isolate bZonAlb1 chromosome 7, bZonAlb1.hap1, whole genome shotgun sequence:
- the FGFBP3 gene encoding fibroblast growth factor-binding protein 3: MRPPLALLALAALGAAAGGAEREAAEEARAGRFSTPERHRCRWELRSAAGASELRLSCREASGGAARSCAYRGEPRRCPAFGARSRHYWRQVLSRLRRRRNPCAPGAPLSARPCGPGRAPPEALLRLLPDPGPATPAPGPEPSEDPARTYCAERWHSLCSFFVGFWEG, from the coding sequence ATGAGGCCGCCCCTGgcgctgctggccctggccgCCCTGGGGGCCGCCGCCGGCGGCGCGGAGCGGGAGGCGGCGGAGGAGGCGCGGGCGGGGCGGTTCTCCACGCCGGAGCGGCACCGGTGCCGCTGGGAGCTGCGCTCGGCGGCGGGGGCCAGCGAGCTGCGGCTGAGCTGCCGGGAGGCGAGCGGCGGGGCGGCGCGGAGCTGCGCCTACCGCGGGGAgccgcggcgctgcccggccTTCGGCGCCCGCAGCCGCCACTACTGGCGGCAGGTCCTGTCCCGGCTGCGGCGGCGGCGAAACCCCTGCGCCCCGGGAGCGCCGCTCAGCGCCCGCCCCTGCGgcccgggccgggccccgccCGAGGCGCTGCTGCGCCTGCTGCCCGACCCCGGCCCGGCCACGCCGGCCCCCGGCCCGGAGCCCTCCGAGGACCCGGCGCGGACCTACTGCGCCGAGCGCTGGCACTCGCTGTGCAGCTTCTTCGTCGGCTTCTGGGAGGGCTGA
- the LOC102067944 gene encoding D(1)-like dopamine receptor, with translation MGSAAPGGGPWVLRALTGCLLGALVLGTLLGNALVCLAILRFRHLRNKVTNWFVLSLAISDLCVALLVMPWKAVTEVAGGSWLFGSHFCDTWVAFDIMCSTASILHLCIISLDRYWAIASPFRYERRMTQRLACAMIAMAWALSILISFIPVQLHWHKAKDSGDPGSWLPVTPRCDVRLNRTYAITSSLISFYIPVAIMIITYTRIYRIAQAQIRRISTLERAGGQWPGPGKEPTSSLRRSLRKETRVLQTLSIIMGVFVCCWLPFFLLNCLLPFCQPSLQEDPEGQPLCIGQTTFNVFVWFGWANSSLNPVIYAFNADFRRAFSNLLGCQCCCTPESPVERVNFSNELVSYHRDTTCQKEGAVPSSVPPAATTAWVQPVPHAINLQGEHSSEEMSMEKRAVTSQTALGSSPSSCQVPAILQLDCKAKPSL, from the coding sequence ATGGGGAGCGCGGCGCCGGGGGGCGGCCCGTGGGTGCTGCGGGCGCTCACCGGGTGCCTGCTGGGCGCGCTGGTGCTGGGCACGCTGCTGGGCAACGCGCTCGTGTGCCTCGCCATCCTGCGCTTCCGCCACCTGCGCAACAAGGTCACCAACTGGTTCGTGCTGTCACTGGCCATCTCGGACCTCTGTGTGGCCCTTTTGGTGATGCCCTGGAAGGCGGTCACTGAGGTGGCTGGAGGCtcctggctctttggcagccaCTTTTGTGACACCTGGGTGGCCTTCGACATCATGTGCTCCACCGCCTCCATCCTGCACCTCTGCATCATCAGCCTGGACCGGTACTGGGCCATCGCCAGCCCCTTTCGCTATGAGCGCAGGATGACGCAGCGCCTCGCTTGTGCCATGATAGCCATGGCCTGGGCTCTCTCCATCCTCATCTCCTTCATCCCCGTGCAGCTGCACTGGCATAAAGCCAAGGACAGTGGAGATCCAGGCTCCTGGCTACCTGTGACACCCCGCTGCGATGTCAGGTTGAACCGCACTTATGCCATCACTTCCTCCCTTATCAGCTTCTACATCCCCGTGGCCATAATGATCATCACCTACACCAGGATCTACAGAATTGCCCAGGCCCAGATCCGCCGCATCTCCACTCTTgagagagcaggagggcagtggCCAGGTCCTGGCAAGGAGCCCACATCCTCTCTGCGGCGTTCCTTGCGCAAGGAGACCAGGGTGCTGCAGACCCTTTCTATCATAATGGGAGTCTTTGtttgctgctggctgcccttcttcctgctgaactgcctgctgcctttctgccagcccagcctccaGGAGGACCCTGAAGGGCAGCCACTCTGTATCGGCCAAACCACTTTCAACGTCTTTGTGTGGTTTGGCTGGGCCAACTCTTCACTGAATCCAGTCATCTATGCTTTCAATGCAGACTTCAGGAGGGCTTTCAGCAATCTCTtgggctgccagtgctgctgcacacCTGAATCCCCTGTGGAGAGGGTCAACTTCAGCAATGAGCTGGTTTCCTATCACCGTGACACCACCTGCCAGAAGGAAGGAGCTGTCCCATCGTCAGTGcctcctgctgccaccactgccTGGGTGCAGCCCGTGCCCCATGCCATAAACCTccagggagagcacagcagtGAGGAGATGTCTATGGAGAAGAGGGCTGTGACTTCTCAGACTGCCcttggcagcagccccagcagttgTCAAGTGCCAGCTATTCTGCAATTGGATTGCAAGGCAAAGCCATCCCTGTAA